The Paenibacillus sophorae genome has a segment encoding these proteins:
- the ylqF gene encoding ribosome biogenesis GTPase YlqF, translated as MTIQWFPGHMTKARRQIEDKLKLIDVAIELLDARLPLSSRNPMIDDILRDKPRLIILNKSDLADPEMNRQWLAFFKGEGHAAHLVDASTGNGVKEIPDQVKLLLKEKIDKQIAKGMNPRAMRALIVGIPNVGKSTLINRMAGRNIAATGDRPGVTKGQQWIKTGGNLELLDTPGILWPKFEDQQVGYRLAITGAIREEILNVEDIAFYAVKYLLRDYGDRFRERYGIDKLPEDLENPDEIVTVMEEVGRKRGCLVSGGRVDLEKASRTLLHELRAGKLGRFTLEAPNTRG; from the coding sequence GTGACCATACAATGGTTTCCGGGTCATATGACGAAGGCCAGACGGCAAATCGAGGATAAGCTGAAGCTCATTGACGTTGCTATAGAACTGCTCGATGCCCGTCTTCCGCTGTCCAGCCGCAATCCGATGATTGACGACATTTTGCGGGATAAGCCTCGGCTTATTATTTTGAACAAAAGCGATCTGGCCGATCCCGAAATGAACCGGCAGTGGCTTGCTTTTTTCAAGGGAGAGGGGCATGCCGCGCATCTCGTAGACGCTTCGACCGGTAACGGAGTTAAGGAAATTCCGGATCAGGTCAAGCTTCTGCTCAAAGAAAAAATCGACAAGCAGATCGCCAAAGGGATGAATCCGCGCGCGATGCGGGCGCTCATCGTCGGCATTCCCAATGTGGGCAAATCGACGCTGATCAACCGGATGGCCGGCCGCAACATCGCGGCAACGGGCGACCGCCCTGGCGTAACGAAAGGACAGCAGTGGATCAAGACGGGAGGCAACCTTGAGCTTCTTGATACCCCGGGGATATTGTGGCCGAAGTTCGAGGATCAGCAGGTAGGTTACCGGCTGGCAATTACCGGAGCGATTCGTGAAGAGATTCTCAATGTGGAAGACATCGCGTTCTATGCGGTCAAATATTTGCTGCGGGACTACGGTGACAGATTTCGGGAGCGGTACGGGATTGACAAACTTCCGGAGGATTTGGAGAACCCGGACGAAATTGTGACGGTTATGGAAGAGGTGGGCCGCAAGCGCGGCTGCCTGGTCAGCGGAGGAAGAGTGGATCTCGAGAAGGCTTCCCGTACTCTGCTGCATGAGCTGCGTGCCGGCAAGCTGGGCCGTTTCACGCTGGAAGCTCCGAATACCAGAGGCTAA
- the lepB gene encoding signal peptidase I produces the protein MQQDLQQGQGESDNQASQVPPKQKNEALEWVKAIAIALILVFLIRWLLFKPFIVDGPSMQPNFHTGERVIVNEILYDLRSPQRGEVIVFHVPSEGRDFIKRVIAVAGDTVKVEGDVVTVNGKKVDETYIQGAIDQAHKNNQLYNNKNFPNEDFKDGVVPKGHVFAMGDNRSDSTDSRMIGYIPLGDIVGRADVIFWPVSDMEWIKH, from the coding sequence ATGCAGCAGGATTTGCAGCAGGGACAAGGCGAGAGCGACAATCAGGCTTCGCAGGTTCCGCCCAAGCAAAAGAATGAAGCGTTGGAATGGGTAAAAGCGATCGCGATCGCTTTAATACTGGTTTTTCTGATTCGTTGGCTGTTGTTCAAACCGTTTATTGTGGACGGACCATCCATGCAGCCGAACTTCCATACCGGCGAGCGGGTAATCGTCAATGAAATTTTATATGATCTCCGTTCCCCACAGCGGGGCGAAGTTATTGTATTTCATGTCCCTTCCGAGGGCAGGGATTTCATCAAGCGGGTCATTGCCGTAGCCGGGGATACAGTGAAGGTTGAAGGCGACGTAGTGACTGTAAACGGTAAAAAGGTAGACGAAACCTATATTCAGGGAGCGATCGACCAGGCGCATAAGAACAACCAGCTATACAACAACAAGAACTTCCCAAACGAGGACTTTAAGGACGGAGTCGTTCCTAAAGGCCATGTATTCGCAATGGGGGACAACCGTTCCGACAGCACGGACAGCCGAATGATCGGCTATATTCCTCTCGGCGATATCGTCGGCCGGGCCGATGTGATTTTCTGGCCGGTGTCGGATATGGAATGGATCAAGCATTAG
- the rplS gene encoding 50S ribosomal protein L19: MNILQEITQEQLRKDIPSFRPGDTLKVHVKVIEGSRERIQLFEGVVIKRRGGGISETFTVRKISYGVGVERTFPINSPKIDKIEVTRHGKVRRAKLYYLRELRGKAARIKEIRR, translated from the coding sequence ATGAATATTTTGCAAGAAATTACACAAGAACAGCTCCGCAAGGATATCCCGAGCTTTCGCCCTGGCGACACTTTGAAAGTGCACGTTAAGGTTATCGAGGGAAGCCGCGAACGTATTCAGCTGTTCGAAGGCGTTGTAATCAAGCGCCGCGGTGGCGGAATTAGCGAGACTTTTACGGTTCGTAAAATTTCTTACGGCGTTGGTGTGGAAAGAACATTCCCAATCAACTCGCCTAAGATTGACAAAATCGAAGTAACTCGCCATGGTAAAGTTCGTCGCGCTAAGCTGTACTACCTGCGTGAACTGCGTGGTAAAGCCGCAAGAATTAAAGAGATTCGTCGCTAA